A single genomic interval of Drosophila virilis strain 15010-1051.87 chromosome 2, Dvir_AGI_RSII-ME, whole genome shotgun sequence harbors:
- the LOC6630163 gene encoding uncharacterized protein, whose amino-acid sequence MDTDADSNQRETGPSLDSSFFETLWPLILDDNQCRVESESVDFFVPRKPFDQMRWHTLLANVGFPDYEKPYDLRCCEAAKQQEEAEQMAEKAVDEAVERQSAVAADYEPTGSRAIRRVDKEVEFLQKEQHRRQHLAYCFANRKNPRAMQTPIHEVTFVLTRELRAGFQCPMEHEILEGIYQYNCKLILIDASTDVCVDDFQRWIKFRPYAQMLCLVRCPRVERHLQLLKVFHTLLVEEDVQNSWHEELQCSIRAGLKEAKKLELFPNCADAFVFVFSRYRSLCTCDTYKILRRI is encoded by the coding sequence ATGGACACAGACGCAGACAGTAATCAGCGTGAGACCGGACCATCGTTGGACAGCTCTTTCTTCGAGACGCTGTGGCCGCTGATACTGGATGATAATCAGTGTCGTGTGGAAAGCGAATCTGTTGATTTCTTTGTGCCGCGTAAGCCTTTTGATCAGATGCGTTGGCATACCCTGCTGGCTAATGTGGGCTTCCCGGACTACGAGAAGCCGTATGATCTGCGCTGCTGTGAGGCCGCCAAGCAGCAGGAGGAGGCCGAGCAGATGGCCGAAAAGGCGGTTGATGAAGCCGTTGAGCGTCAgagtgctgttgctgccgacTATGAACCAACTGGTTCGCGGGCCATCAGGCGTGTGGATAAGGAAGTCGAGTTTCTACAAAAGGAGCAGCACCGTCGACAGCACTTGGCCTATTGCTTTGCCAATCGCAAGAATCCGAGGGCTATGCAAACGCCCATCCATGAAGTCACCTTTGTTCTCACACGTGAGCTGCGCGCTGGCTTCCAGTGCCCCATGGAGCACGAGATCCTGGAAGGCATTTATCAATATAACTGCAAGCTGATTCTTATTGATGCGAGCACGGACGTCTGTGTAGATGACTTTCAGCGCTGGATCAAGTTCCGGCCTTATGCCCAAATGCTTTGTCTTGTTCGCTGTCCGCGTGTCGAGCGGCACTTGCAATTGCTCAAGGTCTTTCACACGCTCCTGGTAGAGGAAGATGTCCAGAACTCTTGGCACGAGGAGCTGCAGTGCTCTATCCGCGCGGGTCTCAAGGAGGCCAAGAAGCTGGAGCTCTTTCCCAACTGTGCCgatgcatttgtttttgtgttctcACGCTATCGTAGTCTTTGCACTTGTGACACCTACAAAATTTTGCGGCGCATTTAA